From Flexistipes sp., one genomic window encodes:
- the xseA gene encoding exodeoxyribonuclease VII large subunit has product MKTYTVTEITKAIKNLIQQTFSSPVIVTGEVSNFSISPAGHQYFILKDESSQIKCVFFKRYNLLNRDYSIKNGDKVSVYGDLSVFEAGGNYQIVAKKIEYSSEGEFYKKFEETKKKLEQEGLFHEDLKKPVPTFVKKIAVVTSPSGAAIRDFIITTKRNNAAFEIDVWPTTVQGASAAGEIEKNILKAGSRGDEYDALVLMRGGGSLEDLAVFNEENVARALRKIEVPTISAIGHQRDFTICDFTADLRVATPTAAASYLSEGYIYYNKNLTEFYKRLSRYMEQVIISRSQKLDNYMAVLNKNSPYNRISLYRSELERSRQLMINNLRNKVQDGYSRLKLCDVFLASKKPANVVREKRSEVERFKNYLLRSVTNRLNYDNERLKGVFGRLKTMNPENVISRGYALVYKEGFVVESLNSIKLDDEVEIRMKGGYINAFVTGKKHLEDTNG; this is encoded by the coding sequence ATGAAGACTTACACAGTAACAGAGATAACAAAAGCAATTAAAAATCTCATCCAACAGACATTTAGCTCCCCTGTAATCGTTACAGGTGAAGTATCCAATTTCAGCATTTCACCTGCAGGGCATCAGTATTTTATTCTTAAGGACGAAAGCTCACAGATCAAATGTGTATTCTTCAAACGTTACAATTTGCTGAACAGGGATTATTCGATAAAAAACGGCGATAAGGTTTCTGTTTATGGTGATTTAAGTGTTTTTGAAGCAGGCGGGAATTATCAGATTGTTGCCAAAAAGATTGAATACAGCTCCGAAGGGGAGTTTTATAAAAAATTTGAGGAAACCAAGAAAAAACTTGAGCAGGAAGGTCTTTTCCATGAAGATTTGAAAAAACCTGTTCCTACTTTTGTAAAGAAAATAGCTGTTGTTACATCTCCCTCCGGAGCAGCTATCAGAGATTTCATCATAACGACAAAACGTAATAACGCTGCTTTTGAAATAGATGTTTGGCCGACTACTGTGCAGGGCGCTTCAGCTGCAGGTGAGATTGAAAAAAATATCCTCAAAGCCGGCAGCCGGGGCGATGAGTATGATGCTCTGGTTTTGATGAGAGGAGGCGGGTCATTGGAAGATTTGGCTGTTTTTAATGAAGAGAATGTCGCCAGAGCGTTGAGAAAAATTGAGGTTCCAACGATCTCAGCTATAGGTCATCAACGTGATTTTACCATTTGTGATTTTACCGCTGATTTAAGGGTTGCAACACCGACTGCAGCAGCTTCCTATTTATCCGAGGGGTATATCTATTATAATAAGAATTTAACGGAATTTTATAAACGTCTTTCAAGATATATGGAGCAGGTCATTATCTCCCGCAGTCAGAAATTAGACAACTATATGGCTGTTTTGAATAAAAACTCTCCGTATAACAGGATTAGTCTATATCGAAGTGAACTGGAAAGAAGCAGACAATTAATGATAAACAATCTCAGAAATAAGGTGCAGGATGGATACAGCCGTTTAAAACTCTGCGATGTTTTTCTTGCATCAAAAAAACCTGCAAATGTTGTGAGGGAAAAGAGAAGTGAAGTTGAAAGATTTAAAAATTATCTGTTGAGAAGTGTAACAAATAGGTTAAACTATGATAATGAACGCTTAAAAGGTGTTTTCGGAAGACTGAAAACAATGAATCCGGAAAACGTTATTTCCAGGGGTTATGCTCTGGTGTATAAAGAGGGATTTGTTGTTGAGTCTTTAAACTCGATAAAACTTGATGATGAGGTTGAAATTCGCATGAAAGGTGGATATATTAACGCCTTTGTCACAGGTAAAAAACATTTGGAGGATACCAATGGATAG
- a CDS encoding FtsB family cell division protein — MKHNILYFGLVAALLLYLFFGNRGIIEYHNLLEIRNRYQQKVDNLTESIKSLERELMLIRQDEEYLEALIRRELNMKKPGEDLYILKDKNEDLHSNRDNKSN; from the coding sequence ATGAAACATAATATATTATATTTCGGCCTTGTGGCTGCCCTGCTGTTATATCTTTTCTTTGGTAACAGAGGGATAATCGAATATCACAATTTGCTCGAAATTAGAAACAGGTACCAGCAGAAGGTTGATAATCTGACTGAAAGTATAAAGTCACTGGAACGTGAGCTTATGCTTATCAGGCAGGACGAAGAGTATTTGGAAGCATTGATCAGACGGGAACTTAATATGAAAAAACCCGGAGAAGATTTGTATATTCTGAAGGATAAGAATGAAGACTTACACAGTAACAGAGATAACAAAAGCAATTAA
- a CDS encoding DUF4416 family protein, whose translation MRKPLKVVVFNAVLYNEDYIKEPDKHLDTLFGNPVCKSDTFSFDHTSYYTPEMGENLKKYFAGYDFFIYPDEIKNLKISSVDLERSFMVDGKRLLNVDPGYVALEKIVAASTKNFSHRIYIGSNIYADLQLFRKKGKYRSLPWTFFDYKLDFVLKFFDNMRLNLL comes from the coding sequence GTGCGCAAACCTCTGAAAGTTGTCGTTTTTAATGCAGTACTTTATAATGAAGATTATATCAAAGAGCCTGATAAACACTTAGATACCCTTTTTGGAAATCCGGTTTGTAAAAGTGATACATTTTCCTTTGACCACACATCCTATTACACCCCTGAAATGGGTGAAAATCTTAAAAAATATTTTGCAGGATATGATTTCTTTATTTATCCCGATGAAATAAAGAATCTGAAAATTTCATCAGTGGATTTGGAAAGATCTTTTATGGTTGACGGCAAAAGGTTACTGAATGTAGATCCCGGTTATGTTGCCCTGGAAAAAATTGTGGCTGCCAGCACAAAAAATTTTTCACACCGTATATACATAGGCTCTAATATTTATGCTGACTTGCAGCTTTTCAGAAAAAAAGGGAAATACCGAAGTTTACCGTGGACTTTTTTTGACTATAAACTTGATTTTGTGTTAAAATTTTTTGATAATATGCGTCTTAATCTGTTATAA
- the hfq gene encoding RNA chaperone Hfq → MGKKVNIQDVFLNYVRKKRITVTVYLINGVKLEGVVKGFDNFVIIIKDDSQKMIYKHAISTITPSVEIEDIEIE, encoded by the coding sequence ATGGGTAAAAAAGTGAATATTCAGGACGTATTTCTTAATTATGTTAGGAAAAAAAGAATTACCGTGACCGTTTATTTGATTAATGGTGTTAAGCTTGAGGGCGTGGTAAAAGGCTTTGATAATTTTGTGATAATAATAAAAGATGATTCACAAAAGATGATTTATAAGCACGCAATATCAACGATAACCCCTTCAGTTGAGATTGAAGATATTGAAATTGAGTAA
- the miaA gene encoding tRNA (adenosine(37)-N6)-dimethylallyltransferase MiaA codes for MKRIPIITGVTATGKTAFVSKLGERIPVEVINADAFQVYKYMDIGTAKPAKKELSEVKHHLIDILYPDEHYSAGIFFQKAQQLIAEIINRGKIPVIIGGTGLYVETLINGIFNGPGKNTKLREDYQTEIKKSGISSLYKRLEMIDPDYAARISANDKNKIIRALEVYDLSGLNFTRSHELFHQPPKFEYDVLVFTTERSVLYERINNRVDKMFERGWVEEVQKLLDLGYSTDMQSFCAIGYRETVRYLDGEISFDELLKTIKKRTRNFAKRQLTWFRHMRDLKYIDVLDRLAMKELEDYIAENYQQF; via the coding sequence ATGAAAAGAATCCCTATAATCACAGGTGTAACAGCCACCGGAAAAACAGCCTTTGTAAGCAAGCTGGGAGAGAGGATTCCTGTTGAGGTAATTAATGCGGATGCCTTCCAGGTGTATAAATATATGGATATAGGTACGGCAAAACCTGCCAAAAAAGAGCTGTCCGAAGTGAAGCACCATCTCATTGACATTTTGTATCCCGATGAGCATTATTCCGCCGGAATTTTCTTTCAGAAAGCCCAACAGCTTATTGCTGAGATTATTAACAGAGGGAAGATCCCTGTTATAATCGGAGGAACCGGTTTGTATGTGGAAACGCTGATTAACGGTATTTTTAACGGTCCCGGAAAAAATACCAAGCTTAGAGAAGATTATCAAACAGAGATTAAAAAAAGCGGAATAAGTAGTTTGTACAAAAGACTTGAAATGATTGATCCGGATTATGCAGCCAGAATTTCCGCCAATGATAAGAACAAAATTATCCGGGCTCTGGAAGTTTACGATCTCAGCGGTTTGAATTTTACACGCTCCCACGAACTTTTTCATCAGCCGCCGAAGTTCGAATACGACGTTTTAGTTTTTACAACTGAAAGAAGCGTACTTTATGAGCGTATTAATAACCGCGTTGATAAAATGTTTGAAAGAGGCTGGGTTGAAGAGGTGCAAAAACTGCTTGACTTGGGCTATTCGACCGATATGCAGTCGTTCTGTGCAATAGGATACAGAGAAACAGTCAGATATCTCGATGGAGAAATATCTTTTGATGAGTTGTTAAAAACAATAAAGAAACGGACGAGAAATTTTGCGAAAAGACAGCTGACATGGTTCAGGCATATGAGGGATCTGAAATATATCGACGTATTGGACAGATTGGCGATGAAAGAGCTGGAAGATTATATTGCGGAAAATTATCAACAGTTTTAA
- the mutL gene encoding DNA mismatch repair endonuclease MutL has product MLNNSSEIFQLSGDVSNKIAAGEVVERPVNVVKELVENAVDASAEKITVEIAEGGLNLIKVMDDGKGIFPEDIEKTIDRFATSKIRDINDVYELSSFGFRGEALAAISSVCDFSLISKRKGHDCLELKSSFGGQPVVKPAAGIEGTIVTVKNLFGNLPARRKFLKSSSAEQREIVKFIRHFMLTNYHLSLRLIVDEKEFFLFPKNESMLDRARKIFKEKKIVHLTNKYENLKIEAVISTPEVQKFRRDNIVLSVNGRVIKDNMLTQAVIQAYKRLIPEGKFPLAAIRLDISPSYMDVNVHPAKLFVKFLNSGEIFSFVYDSILEKLESLTPHSYDSDNYTNLSDTDENRIKSFQYSYNPEEQVSVSDFLTAADTSVSSDESDNMEEVYGYDFRIIGQLFNTVIICEFDDFFYMIDQHIAHERILYEKYKSESSVDTASVVLSEPLVMNLGEEELEILNNNKHVLCDFGFDFESFGGETVKFNKLPSEILNKDVVSEIKTILEETSRLSRKGLKDSSLVVMSCKSAIKAGEKLSRYEMSHLVNELLKTKNPFTCPHGRPIIVKQNKEELFKNFHR; this is encoded by the coding sequence TTGCTGAACAATAGCAGCGAGATTTTTCAGCTCTCCGGGGATGTATCCAACAAAATAGCTGCCGGCGAGGTTGTAGAAAGACCGGTAAATGTTGTTAAAGAGCTTGTTGAGAATGCTGTTGATGCCTCAGCTGAAAAGATTACAGTTGAGATTGCTGAAGGCGGATTAAATCTAATAAAGGTTATGGACGACGGGAAAGGCATTTTCCCGGAAGATATCGAAAAAACTATAGACAGATTTGCCACCAGTAAAATAAGAGATATTAACGATGTCTATGAACTTTCTTCATTTGGTTTCAGAGGAGAGGCTCTTGCTGCAATAAGTTCCGTTTGCGATTTTTCCCTTATTTCTAAAAGAAAAGGACATGACTGTCTGGAGCTTAAAAGCAGCTTTGGAGGACAGCCGGTGGTGAAACCGGCAGCCGGAATTGAAGGAACTATTGTTACCGTCAAAAATCTTTTCGGTAATCTTCCCGCAAGACGTAAATTTCTTAAATCATCCAGTGCTGAACAAAGGGAAATTGTTAAGTTTATCCGCCATTTTATGCTTACCAATTATCATCTGTCTCTGCGTTTAATTGTGGATGAAAAGGAATTCTTTCTTTTCCCGAAGAATGAGTCAATGTTAGATAGAGCTAGAAAAATTTTCAAAGAAAAAAAAATCGTCCATTTGACAAACAAATATGAAAACTTAAAGATAGAGGCCGTAATATCTACACCGGAAGTGCAGAAGTTTCGCAGAGATAACATCGTATTAAGTGTGAACGGACGGGTTATTAAAGATAACATGCTGACTCAGGCTGTAATTCAGGCTTATAAAAGACTTATTCCGGAGGGTAAATTTCCTTTAGCTGCAATTCGGTTGGACATTTCTCCGAGTTACATGGATGTTAATGTCCATCCGGCGAAGCTGTTTGTAAAGTTTTTGAATTCCGGAGAGATTTTTTCATTCGTATATGACAGTATACTTGAGAAACTGGAATCTTTAACTCCGCATAGTTACGATTCTGATAATTACACAAATTTATCAGACACAGATGAGAACAGGATAAAATCTTTCCAATACAGCTATAACCCTGAGGAGCAGGTAAGTGTGTCAGATTTTCTTACTGCTGCGGATACTTCTGTCAGCTCAGATGAATCTGACAATATGGAAGAAGTTTACGGTTATGATTTCAGAATAATCGGACAGCTTTTTAATACTGTGATAATATGTGAATTTGACGATTTCTTTTATATGATAGACCAGCATATTGCCCATGAGCGGATATTATATGAGAAATATAAATCGGAGTCTTCCGTTGACACAGCATCCGTAGTTTTGTCAGAACCACTGGTTATGAATCTGGGTGAAGAGGAGTTGGAAATACTGAATAATAATAAGCACGTATTGTGTGATTTTGGTTTTGATTTTGAGAGCTTTGGCGGAGAAACAGTAAAATTCAACAAACTTCCGTCGGAAATTTTAAACAAAGATGTGGTTTCAGAAATAAAGACTATACTGGAAGAAACAAGCCGGTTGAGCAGAAAGGGGCTTAAAGATTCCAGTCTTGTGGTAATGTCTTGTAAATCCGCAATAAAGGCCGGGGAGAAATTGAGCAGGTATGAAATGAGTCATCTTGTTAATGAGCTGCTAAAGACAAAAAATCCATTCACATGTCCTCATGGCAGGCCCATTATCGTAAAACAGAATAAAGAGGAATTGTTCAAAAACTTTCACCGATGA
- a CDS encoding acetyl-CoA carboxylase carboxyltransferase subunit alpha produces MAVQPLEFETPIFELEKKIDELKNMSSLSDQDMKHELNSLEKKLEKVKSNIYKSLTAPQKVLVARHPQRPYLLDYIKMLFTDFVELHGDRNFRDDPAIISGMAKFEGEPVVVVGHQKGRNTKENIHRNFGMAHPEGYRKALRIFEMAEKYNRPIISFIDTPGAFPGIGAEERGQAEAIARNLKEMAGLTVPFISVISGEGGSGGALGIAMGNRVLMFEHSIYAVISPEGCASILWKDASYSGKAAEALKLTAQDLKKLNVIDEIIQEPLGGAHRDYITTAENVRQALIKHLGELKQLSPERLFEYRCEKYMAMGVFAEQ; encoded by the coding sequence ATGGCAGTACAACCGTTGGAATTTGAAACACCTATTTTTGAGCTTGAAAAGAAGATTGATGAACTGAAAAATATGTCATCGCTGTCAGATCAGGATATGAAGCATGAGCTTAACAGCCTGGAAAAGAAGCTGGAAAAGGTTAAAAGCAATATATATAAATCTCTGACGGCTCCGCAAAAGGTTTTGGTGGCAAGACACCCCCAAAGACCTTATCTGCTGGATTATATTAAAATGCTTTTTACAGATTTTGTAGAACTTCACGGAGACAGAAATTTTCGTGATGATCCTGCAATCATTAGCGGTATGGCTAAGTTTGAAGGAGAACCGGTTGTTGTTGTGGGGCATCAGAAAGGTAGAAACACCAAGGAAAATATACACAGAAATTTTGGGATGGCACATCCGGAAGGTTACCGCAAAGCATTGAGAATTTTTGAAATGGCTGAAAAATATAACCGGCCTATCATATCTTTTATCGATACACCCGGAGCTTTCCCCGGTATAGGTGCTGAAGAGAGAGGACAGGCAGAGGCAATCGCCAGGAACTTAAAAGAGATGGCCGGGCTAACTGTTCCTTTTATTTCTGTTATTTCCGGTGAAGGGGGCAGTGGAGGTGCTCTTGGTATAGCCATGGGAAATCGGGTGCTTATGTTTGAGCATTCAATTTACGCCGTGATAAGTCCTGAAGGGTGCGCATCTATACTTTGGAAGGACGCGAGTTATTCCGGAAAAGCAGCAGAGGCTTTGAAACTGACTGCTCAGGATTTAAAAAAACTAAATGTTATCGATGAAATTATACAGGAACCTCTTGGTGGTGCACACAGAGATTATATAACTACGGCAGAAAATGTGAGACAGGCTTTAATCAAACATTTGGGAGAACTCAAACAGCTTTCGCCTGAAAGACTGTTTGAATACCGATGTGAAAAATATATGGCAATGGGGGTATTTGCTGAACAATAG
- a CDS encoding DsbA family protein yields the protein MSQKTVRSNNNDYVKSEGRFTKIFGIFKIRRLITIVLAAAFFASIAIANANASELDKLKNTIENNFSENLQKRGMSGIKLDVEILKQLEMLDGFYFVKVNINDEARGKKATDYIITNGTYLLPDVINISEGKSLKSNMAFLYDTYDVPTKGLSLIYGSRDAKNVIVDISDFQCPYCRKAHDYIKEKVKGMDDVAIYVAHMPLKIHDKAVIYAKIFEAGKIMGKNFSDELYSGKYDSMTKDKIIETFAEKSGDKKRFKKLLDSEQVQQKLNRGKEIARKMGVNSTPVLFFNGRKVEGYNTDLMDKGLELFKNNN from the coding sequence ATGTCACAAAAAACTGTTAGGTCAAATAATAATGATTATGTCAAATCAGAGGGACGTTTTACCAAAATCTTTGGAATATTTAAAATAAGGAGACTGATTACCATTGTACTTGCTGCGGCATTCTTTGCCAGCATTGCCATTGCAAATGCCAATGCCTCTGAATTGGATAAGCTAAAAAACACTATTGAGAATAATTTCAGTGAAAATTTGCAGAAAAGAGGAATGAGTGGTATCAAACTGGATGTTGAAATACTGAAACAGCTGGAAATGCTGGATGGTTTTTATTTTGTAAAAGTAAACATTAACGACGAAGCGAGAGGCAAAAAAGCCACGGATTATATAATAACCAACGGCACATATCTTCTCCCTGATGTAATTAACATAAGTGAAGGAAAAAGTTTAAAATCCAATATGGCTTTTCTCTATGATACATATGATGTTCCGACGAAAGGCCTTTCCCTGATATACGGAAGCAGGGATGCCAAAAATGTCATTGTCGATATAAGCGATTTTCAGTGTCCCTATTGCAGAAAGGCACATGACTATATTAAGGAAAAGGTAAAGGGAATGGATGATGTGGCAATTTATGTAGCACATATGCCGCTTAAAATTCACGATAAGGCAGTAATTTATGCGAAAATATTTGAAGCCGGTAAAATAATGGGTAAAAATTTCTCCGATGAGCTTTACAGCGGGAAATATGATAGTATGACAAAGGATAAAATCATTGAAACTTTTGCCGAAAAAAGCGGCGACAAAAAGAGATTTAAGAAATTATTGGATTCTGAGCAGGTACAGCAAAAGCTTAACCGTGGTAAGGAGATTGCCCGTAAAATGGGGGTAAACTCAACGCCGGTACTGTTTTTTAACGGAAGAAAAGTTGAGGGTTATAACACTGACCTGATGGATAAAGGGCTTGAGCTTTTTAAAAACAACAATTAA
- a CDS encoding nucleoside deaminase: MSENFDLNDKKFMDEAVKLAFKAFRSGDVPVGAVVVKEGEIIGRGFNKKELTSDASAHAEMLALQESARYLGDWRLNSCVLYSTTEPCIMCAGAILHFRISEVVFGISEPKFGGVLSNVNLFDLDTLNHSVKYRYGLESETITKLMKDFFRKIRDS, encoded by the coding sequence GTGTCTGAAAATTTCGATTTAAATGATAAAAAATTTATGGATGAAGCAGTGAAACTTGCCTTTAAAGCTTTTCGCTCAGGAGATGTACCTGTAGGTGCGGTTGTGGTAAAAGAGGGTGAAATTATCGGCAGAGGCTTTAATAAGAAAGAACTGACAAGTGATGCTTCGGCTCACGCTGAAATGCTTGCACTTCAGGAGTCTGCAAGATATCTCGGTGACTGGAGGTTGAATTCGTGTGTATTATACTCAACCACAGAGCCTTGTATCATGTGTGCCGGTGCTATTCTGCATTTCAGAATAAGTGAGGTTGTCTTCGGAATCAGTGAGCCTAAATTCGGGGGCGTGTTGAGTAATGTCAATTTGTTTGATCTGGATACACTGAATCATAGTGTAAAATACCGCTATGGTCTTGAATCGGAGACAATCACAAAGTTAATGAAGGATTTTTTCAGGAAAATACGAGACAGCTGA
- a CDS encoding RsmE family RNA methyltransferase, whose translation MQGLKRFYYNVPFSDELALEGEIFNHLKNVLRCSAGEEILVYNDKNIARYRVDSLNKRRISAHLLEKKTQINPDFILHVYLAVMKNRYMDNIIQKLGEIGITKLIPVYTENSTARVNDKTYSRYKDLLIKGALQAELDFLPALENAVEIHQINPECETNLLFAARRAETEIPVITSKSVSLFLGPEGGFTEREMKFLSEKGFSIVSPASSVLKAETAAVVFTGMVKILMENTCV comes from the coding sequence ATGCAGGGATTAAAAAGGTTTTATTATAATGTCCCTTTTTCTGATGAGCTTGCTCTCGAGGGTGAAATTTTCAATCATTTAAAAAATGTTTTAAGATGTTCTGCCGGTGAAGAGATTTTAGTGTATAATGATAAAAATATCGCAAGATACAGGGTAGATTCGCTTAATAAGAGAAGAATTAGTGCCCATCTTCTTGAAAAAAAAACGCAAATTAATCCTGATTTCATTCTGCATGTTTATCTGGCAGTCATGAAAAACAGGTATATGGACAACATAATCCAGAAGCTCGGTGAGATTGGCATTACAAAACTTATTCCGGTGTATACGGAGAACTCAACTGCCAGAGTTAATGATAAAACTTATTCAAGATATAAGGACCTTTTAATTAAAGGGGCTCTGCAGGCTGAATTAGATTTTCTTCCCGCTCTGGAAAATGCCGTTGAAATTCATCAGATAAATCCTGAGTGCGAGACGAATTTACTGTTTGCTGCCAGAAGAGCAGAAACGGAAATTCCCGTGATTACATCAAAAAGCGTATCTCTTTTTTTGGGACCCGAAGGCGGTTTTACTGAAAGGGAAATGAAGTTTTTGTCTGAGAAAGGTTTCTCAATAGTATCTCCTGCATCTTCTGTATTAAAAGCTGAAACGGCAGCTGTTGTCTTTACCGGTATGGTTAAGATTTTGATGGAGAATACATGTGTCTGA
- a CDS encoding metallophosphoesterase family protein: protein MIAVIGDVHGCIKTLSELTERLLKKYDINKFIFIGDLIDRGPASSEVLMFVQNLKREYPLELLRGNHEDMMLDFAAGVKHYGNTDWLNNGGIEAIKSISGEILFEKFSNGEYIFEEFSLHLQKFEYLLSSIKNYLVVELKENKLLLSHAGVSDFSLPPERQMDYLPEDLRLVKYPFIWDRSVDSKREKYFDYIVVHGHTPVLKLTGYAESGKPFFNKDMDDEIVSINIDTGCVYGGSLSALVTDDGKTFDFEAVACRD from the coding sequence ATGATAGCTGTAATCGGGGATGTACACGGTTGTATAAAGACTCTCAGTGAACTGACTGAGAGGTTACTAAAAAAATATGATATAAATAAATTTATCTTTATAGGTGATCTGATCGACAGAGGGCCTGCTTCATCTGAAGTGTTGATGTTTGTGCAGAATTTAAAAAGAGAATATCCTCTTGAGCTGCTCAGAGGCAATCATGAGGATATGATGCTGGATTTTGCTGCCGGAGTTAAGCATTACGGAAACACAGACTGGTTAAATAACGGGGGGATTGAGGCAATCAAATCAATCTCCGGAGAAATTCTTTTTGAAAAATTTTCAAATGGTGAGTATATATTTGAGGAATTTTCCCTCCACTTGCAAAAATTCGAATACCTGCTGTCTTCAATAAAAAATTACTTGGTGGTAGAGCTGAAAGAAAATAAGCTTCTTCTCAGCCATGCCGGAGTGAGTGATTTTTCTCTGCCTCCTGAAAGGCAGATGGATTATCTCCCTGAAGATCTGCGGCTAGTAAAATATCCCTTTATATGGGACAGAAGTGTTGACTCCAAAAGGGAAAAATATTTTGATTATATAGTGGTTCACGGTCATACGCCCGTCCTTAAATTGACGGGATACGCAGAATCAGGTAAACCTTTTTTCAATAAAGACATGGATGATGAAATTGTGAGTATTAATATAGATACCGGGTGTGTATATGGAGGCAGTCTTTCGGCACTTGTGACAGATGATGGGAAAACTTTTGATTTTGAGGCTGTTGCATGCAGGGATTAA
- a CDS encoding 50S ribosomal protein L11 methyltransferase has product MYKYILKIISDDLYEELENKNLTVVEDNFDGEPSFYIYTDERIDDFLKGMNVDFNVEILEDADWQNYWKKFLKPSLLTEGVSCYYDENEKIPASQSIKLVPAMAFGTGTHPTTRLSAALIRDLADGRSFLDVGCGSGILSILAFVSGARTIYSFDNDPAAVLNVKINMQLNGMCCDSLWCGDFRSLQKNVCFDVVCANIISSVLYEINQSLLEHAKSDIILSGIMKDEIDEFINTFNFGDYNVENIIFEGNWAALRIKK; this is encoded by the coding sequence GTGTACAAATATATTTTAAAGATTATAAGTGATGATTTGTATGAGGAGCTTGAAAATAAAAATTTAACAGTAGTTGAGGACAATTTCGACGGTGAACCTTCCTTTTATATTTATACTGATGAAAGAATAGACGATTTTTTAAAAGGGATGAATGTAGATTTTAATGTTGAAATATTAGAAGATGCTGACTGGCAGAATTACTGGAAAAAGTTTCTTAAACCGTCCCTGTTGACGGAAGGGGTCAGCTGTTATTATGATGAAAATGAAAAAATTCCGGCTTCTCAATCAATAAAGCTGGTACCGGCTATGGCTTTCGGAACCGGCACCCATCCTACTACAAGACTTTCAGCAGCCCTTATCAGAGATTTAGCTGATGGACGGAGCTTTCTGGATGTTGGCTGCGGAAGCGGTATACTTTCAATTCTTGCTTTCGTATCGGGAGCGAGAACAATATATTCTTTTGACAACGATCCTGCAGCTGTCTTAAATGTAAAAATTAATATGCAGCTGAATGGAATGTGTTGTGATAGTTTATGGTGCGGTGATTTTCGTTCTTTGCAAAAGAACGTATGTTTTGACGTTGTGTGTGCAAACATTATTTCCTCTGTACTTTATGAAATCAACCAAAGTCTGCTTGAACATGCAAAATCTGATATTATATTGTCAGGTATTATGAAAGATGAAATCGATGAATTTATTAATACTTTTAATTTCGGTGATTATAATGTGGAAAATATAATTTTTGAAGGCAACTGGGCGGCATTGAGGATTAAAAAATGA